A window from Thermomonas aquatica encodes these proteins:
- a CDS encoding class I SAM-dependent methyltransferase has translation MQTLPLPDADALAHSAHLREIIQEQIIAAGGSIPFWKFMELALYAPGLGYYSAGATKFGDAGDFVTAPEISPLYAACVADALTPVLQQLGPDAQFVEIGGGSGAFAETALAKLLANDALPARYAILEPSADLRERQRERLQARLPPLLFELVEWLDGPIQEAWHGVLFANEVIDALPTPRFTLRDEEVFEEHVALDGEGRFLRSDRPADPMLAAAVRHVERQLPEPFAEGYRSELLAQLPYWLQAVVGGMGDGAMLFVDYGYARGEYYQPQRRDGTLRAFRQHHLVSDVFADPGLQDITASVDFTALAEAGTGAGFDFTGYCSQASFLLGNRLQENLERAESRAKDDVARHNLRQQAKLLTLPSEMGERFQAMGFQRGVEFGAAFLAGDLSHRL, from the coding sequence ATGCAGACCTTGCCCCTTCCCGATGCCGACGCGCTGGCGCACAGCGCGCACCTGCGCGAAATCATCCAGGAACAGATCATCGCCGCCGGCGGCAGCATCCCGTTCTGGAAGTTCATGGAGCTGGCGCTGTATGCGCCCGGGCTCGGCTACTACAGCGCCGGCGCGACCAAGTTCGGCGATGCCGGCGATTTCGTGACCGCACCGGAAATCTCGCCGCTGTACGCCGCCTGCGTGGCCGATGCGCTGACCCCGGTGCTGCAACAGCTCGGGCCCGACGCGCAGTTCGTGGAAATCGGCGGCGGCAGCGGCGCGTTCGCGGAAACCGCGCTGGCGAAACTGCTGGCGAACGATGCGCTGCCCGCGCGCTACGCGATCCTCGAACCCAGCGCCGACCTGCGCGAACGCCAGCGCGAACGCTTGCAGGCGCGTTTGCCGCCATTGTTGTTCGAGCTGGTCGAATGGCTGGACGGGCCGATCCAGGAGGCGTGGCACGGCGTGCTGTTCGCCAACGAGGTGATCGACGCATTGCCGACGCCGCGCTTCACCCTTCGCGACGAAGAAGTCTTCGAGGAACACGTGGCGCTGGACGGCGAAGGCCGCTTCCTGCGCAGCGACCGGCCGGCCGATCCGATGCTGGCCGCTGCCGTACGCCATGTGGAGCGGCAGTTGCCGGAACCCTTCGCCGAGGGCTATCGCAGCGAACTGCTGGCGCAATTGCCGTACTGGCTGCAGGCGGTGGTCGGCGGCATGGGCGACGGCGCGATGCTGTTCGTGGATTACGGTTACGCGCGCGGCGAGTACTACCAGCCGCAACGCCGCGACGGCACCTTGCGCGCGTTCCGCCAGCACCACCTGGTATCGGACGTGTTCGCCGATCCGGGGCTGCAGGACATCACCGCATCGGTCGATTTCACCGCGCTGGCGGAGGCCGGCACGGGCGCGGGCTTCGACTTCACCGGTTACTGCTCGCAGGCCAGCTTCCTGCTCGGCAACCGCCTGCAGGAGAACCTGGAACGGGCCGAATCGCGGGCGAAGGACGACGTCGCGCGGCACAACCTGCGCCAGCAAGCCAAGCTGCTGACCCTGCCCAGCGAGATGGGCGAACGCTTCCAGGCGATGGGCTTCCAGCGCGGGGTGGAATTCGGCGCGGCCTTCCTGGCCGGCGACCTGAGCCATCGCCTATGA
- a CDS encoding glucokinase, with protein sequence MQHHPLPLGEDIRTAPVLLAADVGGTHVRIGLIRTGTDASGPVEVLHYRKFACADYPGLAEVLATYILEAGDVAVRVKAGAIACAGHVMPDGRFISANLPWPIAPAEILARLGWNDLQVVNDFEAVAHAATRADASALMLLCGPAAPMPGPTLVLGPGTGLGAALRIPTEGRPLVLATEAGHAALTAGTELEMAVLREFQKERGHVPIEHALSGPGLMRLHAALRKLHGDRGGYDTPEQITTAALAGDPRASETLGVFCGLLGSTVGDMALLYGAHGGILLAGGFLPKIREFLAHSSFAARYLNKGAMRTALERIPVRLVEHGQLGVIGAARWYLDHQGRNP encoded by the coding sequence ATCCAGCACCATCCACTGCCGCTTGGCGAAGACATCCGCACCGCGCCGGTCCTGCTGGCCGCGGACGTGGGCGGCACACATGTCCGCATCGGACTGATCCGCACCGGCACGGACGCCTCGGGGCCGGTCGAGGTCCTGCATTACCGCAAGTTCGCCTGCGCCGACTATCCCGGCCTGGCCGAAGTGCTGGCGACCTACATCCTCGAAGCCGGCGATGTCGCGGTGCGGGTCAAGGCCGGCGCGATCGCCTGCGCCGGCCACGTGATGCCCGACGGCCGCTTCATCTCGGCCAACCTGCCGTGGCCGATCGCGCCGGCCGAGATCCTGGCCCGGCTGGGCTGGAACGACCTGCAGGTGGTCAACGATTTCGAGGCGGTCGCGCATGCGGCGACGCGCGCCGACGCCAGCGCGTTGATGCTGCTGTGCGGCCCGGCCGCGCCGATGCCGGGCCCGACCCTGGTGCTCGGCCCCGGCACCGGCCTGGGCGCCGCCCTGCGCATCCCGACCGAGGGCCGGCCGCTGGTGCTGGCCACCGAGGCCGGCCATGCCGCGCTGACCGCCGGCACCGAACTGGAAATGGCCGTGCTCCGCGAATTCCAGAAGGAACGCGGGCACGTGCCGATCGAACACGCGTTGTCCGGCCCCGGCCTGATGCGCCTGCATGCGGCGCTGCGCAAGCTGCACGGCGATCGCGGCGGCTACGACACGCCGGAACAGATCACCACCGCGGCGCTGGCGGGCGATCCGCGCGCCAGCGAAACCCTGGGCGTGTTCTGCGGCCTGCTCGGCAGCACCGTCGGCGACATGGCCCTGCTCTACGGCGCGCATGGCGGGATCCTGCTCGCCGGCGGTTTCCTGCCCAAGATCCGCGAATTCCTGGCGCACAGCAGCTTCGCCGCGCGCTACCTCAACAAGGGCGCCATGCGCACGGCGCTCGAACGCATTCCGGTACGGCTGGTCGAGCACGGGCAGCTCGGCGTGATCGGCGCGGCCCGCTGGTACCTGGACCATCAAGGCAGGAACCCGTGA
- a CDS encoding sugar MFS transporter, which yields MSAPAATIERSNPLTSIAIVGALFFIFGFVTWLNGPLISFAKLAFDVSESLAFLIPSAFYISYFCLALPSSAILRATGMKKGMALGLFVMAVGAAVFGEFTTMRVYPGAVAGIFVIGAGLAILQTAVNPYISILGPIDSAAQRIAVMGICNKVAGILAPLLIGAFVLHGMGDLAAQVAATDAAGKDALLSEFAARVHTPYLAMAGLLALLAVGILYSPLPELRAEEANAEAAGATGGRASILRYPHALLGALCIFVYVGVEVMAGDAIVIYGQGFGLPLDSTKFFTSFTLAAMLLGYLAGLVLIPRVLSQERYLALSAVFGMLLAIGALLTKGYASVGFVAALGFANAMMWPAIFPLAIRGLGRFTEMGSALLVMGISGGAVVPQLFALFKQHHDFQAVFAALVVPCYLYILFYAMRGHRAGLAAGG from the coding sequence ATGTCCGCACCTGCCGCCACGATCGAACGTTCCAACCCGCTGACCTCGATCGCGATCGTCGGCGCACTGTTCTTCATCTTCGGATTCGTGACCTGGCTCAACGGGCCGCTGATCTCGTTCGCCAAGCTGGCGTTCGACGTGAGCGAAAGCCTGGCCTTCCTGATCCCGAGCGCCTTCTACATCTCCTACTTCTGCCTGGCCCTGCCGTCGTCGGCGATCCTGCGTGCGACCGGGATGAAGAAGGGCATGGCGCTGGGCCTGTTCGTGATGGCGGTGGGCGCGGCGGTGTTCGGCGAATTCACCACCATGCGCGTGTATCCGGGCGCGGTGGCCGGGATCTTCGTGATCGGCGCGGGCCTGGCGATCCTGCAGACCGCGGTGAATCCCTACATCAGCATCCTCGGCCCGATCGACAGCGCGGCGCAGCGGATCGCGGTGATGGGCATCTGCAACAAGGTGGCGGGGATCCTCGCACCGCTGCTGATCGGCGCCTTCGTGCTGCACGGCATGGGCGACCTGGCCGCGCAGGTGGCCGCCACCGACGCCGCCGGCAAGGACGCATTGCTGTCCGAATTCGCCGCGCGGGTGCACACGCCCTACCTGGCGATGGCCGGGCTGCTCGCCCTGCTCGCGGTCGGCATCCTGTATTCGCCGCTGCCGGAGCTGCGCGCGGAGGAAGCCAACGCCGAAGCCGCGGGCGCCACGGGCGGCCGCGCCAGCATCCTGCGCTACCCGCATGCGCTGCTCGGCGCGCTGTGCATCTTCGTCTACGTCGGCGTGGAGGTGATGGCCGGCGATGCCATCGTCATCTACGGCCAGGGCTTCGGCCTGCCGCTGGACAGCACCAAGTTCTTCACTTCGTTCACCCTGGCCGCGATGCTGCTGGGCTACCTGGCCGGGCTGGTGCTGATCCCGCGCGTGCTGTCGCAGGAACGCTACCTCGCGCTGTCGGCGGTGTTCGGCATGCTGCTGGCGATCGGCGCGCTGCTGACCAAGGGCTATGCCTCGGTCGGCTTCGTCGCCGCGCTGGGCTTCGCCAACGCGATGATGTGGCCGGCGATCTTCCCGCTGGCGATCCGCGGACTGGGCCGCTTCACCGAAATGGGCTCGGCGCTGCTGGTCATGGGCATCTCCGGCGGCGCGGTGGTCCCGCAGCTGTTCGCGCTGTTTAAGCAGCACCACGACTTCCAGGCGGTGTTCGCCGCGCTGGTGGTGCCCTGCTACCTGTATATCCTGTTCTATGCGATGCGCGGGCACCGCGCGGGCTTGGCCGCGGGCGGCTGA
- a CDS encoding VanZ family protein, which produces MNAARRRVGRSLKPFRRPLLWSGLWMLAVAVVVVASLVPASGLPDLKVSDKFEHFIAYAALSAGAVQLFARRLSWGFVCVLLVLMGIGLEVLQAQMALGRMLDRNDALANAIGVLIGLATAFTPWRDALLRFDRRF; this is translated from the coding sequence ATGAACGCCGCACGGCGTCGCGTCGGGCGCTCGCTCAAGCCGTTCAGGCGGCCGCTGCTGTGGAGCGGCTTGTGGATGCTGGCGGTGGCGGTGGTGGTGGTCGCCTCGCTGGTGCCTGCGTCCGGCTTGCCCGACCTCAAGGTCAGCGACAAGTTCGAGCATTTCATCGCCTACGCGGCCTTGTCCGCGGGCGCGGTGCAGTTGTTCGCGCGGCGGTTGTCCTGGGGCTTCGTCTGCGTGCTGCTGGTGCTGATGGGGATCGGCCTGGAAGTCCTGCAGGCGCAGATGGCGCTGGGGCGCATGCTCGACCGCAACGATGCGCTGGCCAACGCCATCGGCGTGCTGATCGGGCTGGCCACGGCGTTCACCCCGTGGCGCGATGCCTTGCTGCGCTTCGACCGGCGCTTCTGA
- a CDS encoding beta-N-acetylhexosaminidase: MTQRIALRFPAFLLCACLATLCAPSSAGEAAVTPRLLPQPASMVLGKGGFVVDARTRVVASDEAARTAAVQFTGMLAGSGPLRLHVGAGRDAGAIRFSLDPSAAWTSPEAYAIDIGPNGIRVRAPDAKGLYYGAVTLWQLLTSGDPAATRVRLPALRIDDAPRFAWRGLMLDSARHFQSVEEIKRLLDAMAQLKLDTFHWHLTDDQGWRLPVPGWPKLVEVGGCRIPAGDGGLDAATGKPVPYCGYYSEAQIRDVVAHAAALHIEVVPEVDIPGHATAAIAAYPQLGVSGKPVAVSNEWGVNTNLFNADEATMRFLEDVLGQMAKLFPGRYVHVGGDEAVKDQWKASARMQARIRALGAKDEAGLQAWMVARLERYLSAHGKRLLGWDEILEGALPPSATVMSWRGTEGGIDAARKGHDVVMSPSGDLYLDYLQTASPGEPPGRPAMIPLKQVYAFEPVPAALDARQARHILGVQANNWTEHMRSFARVQHAIFPRIAALAETAWSPKAARDYDDFLQRLPAMLPRWQAAGIVPAQTPFQPLFDAVAQADGSARITLAQPLGYPLRYTTDGSAPTASSPLYVAPLDLPLPATLQARAFFGGQALAAPLARTFSASSLRSRSDEELAMCTGQLMLRLEDDGPREGERAIFNVDIFNPCWTWKQAPLAGIEAVEVRAGRIPYFFQLAGDEPHRGFKPAKTPHGELELHAGCDGPLLAALPMPAQPAADGFVTLRAALQSPPPGTDLCVWFTGDTRPAMWVLDRLTLLP, encoded by the coding sequence ATGACGCAGCGCATCGCCCTCCGCTTCCCTGCCTTCCTGTTGTGCGCCTGCCTGGCGACGCTGTGCGCGCCGTCGTCGGCCGGCGAGGCCGCGGTGACGCCGCGGCTGCTGCCGCAACCGGCCAGCATGGTCCTGGGCAAGGGCGGCTTCGTGGTGGACGCGCGCACGCGCGTGGTCGCCAGCGACGAGGCGGCGCGCACCGCCGCGGTGCAATTCACCGGCATGCTGGCCGGTTCCGGCCCGCTTCGCCTGCATGTCGGCGCCGGGCGCGATGCCGGCGCGATCCGATTTTCGCTGGATCCGTCGGCCGCGTGGACATCGCCCGAGGCCTATGCGATCGACATCGGCCCCAACGGCATCCGCGTGCGCGCGCCGGACGCGAAGGGCCTGTACTACGGTGCGGTCACGCTCTGGCAATTGCTGACCTCCGGCGATCCCGCCGCAACGCGGGTGCGCCTGCCGGCGTTGCGCATCGACGACGCCCCGCGCTTCGCCTGGCGCGGCCTGATGCTGGATTCGGCGCGGCACTTCCAGTCGGTCGAGGAGATCAAGCGCCTGCTCGACGCGATGGCGCAGCTCAAGCTCGACACCTTCCACTGGCACCTCACCGACGACCAGGGCTGGCGCCTGCCGGTGCCGGGCTGGCCGAAACTGGTCGAGGTGGGCGGCTGCCGGATCCCGGCCGGCGACGGCGGCCTCGATGCCGCCACCGGCAAGCCGGTGCCGTATTGCGGCTACTACAGCGAAGCGCAGATCCGCGACGTGGTCGCGCATGCGGCGGCCCTGCACATCGAGGTGGTGCCGGAAGTCGACATCCCCGGCCACGCCACCGCCGCCATCGCCGCCTATCCGCAGCTTGGCGTCAGCGGCAAGCCGGTCGCGGTCTCCAACGAATGGGGCGTGAACACCAACCTGTTCAACGCCGACGAAGCCACCATGCGCTTCCTCGAGGACGTGCTCGGGCAGATGGCGAAGCTGTTCCCCGGCCGCTACGTGCACGTCGGCGGCGACGAAGCGGTCAAGGACCAGTGGAAGGCATCCGCCAGGATGCAGGCGCGCATCCGCGCGCTGGGCGCCAAGGACGAGGCCGGCCTGCAGGCATGGATGGTGGCGCGGCTGGAGCGCTACCTGTCCGCGCACGGCAAGCGCCTGCTCGGCTGGGACGAGATCCTCGAGGGCGCATTGCCGCCATCGGCGACGGTGATGTCGTGGCGCGGCACCGAGGGCGGCATCGACGCCGCGCGCAAGGGCCACGACGTGGTGATGAGCCCGTCGGGCGACCTCTACCTCGATTACCTGCAGACCGCCTCGCCGGGAGAGCCGCCGGGCCGTCCGGCGATGATCCCGCTCAAGCAGGTGTACGCCTTCGAGCCGGTTCCCGCCGCGCTGGATGCGCGGCAGGCGCGGCACATCCTCGGCGTGCAGGCGAACAACTGGACCGAGCACATGCGCAGCTTCGCGCGCGTGCAGCACGCGATTTTCCCGCGCATCGCCGCGTTGGCGGAAACCGCATGGTCGCCGAAGGCGGCGCGCGACTACGACGATTTCCTGCAGCGCCTGCCGGCGATGCTGCCGCGCTGGCAGGCCGCCGGCATCGTCCCCGCGCAGACGCCGTTCCAGCCGCTATTCGATGCCGTCGCGCAGGCCGACGGCAGCGCGCGCATCACCCTGGCGCAGCCGCTCGGCTATCCGCTCCGCTACACCACCGACGGCAGCGCGCCGACCGCGTCATCGCCGCTGTACGTCGCGCCGCTGGACCTGCCGCTGCCGGCCACCCTGCAGGCACGGGCCTTCTTCGGCGGGCAGGCGCTGGCCGCGCCGCTCGCGCGCACGTTCAGCGCCAGCTCGCTGCGCAGCCGCAGCGACGAGGAACTGGCGATGTGCACCGGCCAGCTGATGCTGCGGCTGGAGGACGACGGCCCGCGCGAGGGCGAACGCGCGATCTTCAACGTCGACATCTTCAATCCGTGCTGGACATGGAAGCAGGCGCCGCTGGCGGGCATCGAGGCGGTCGAGGTGCGCGCCGGGCGCATCCCCTACTTCTTCCAGCTGGCCGGCGACGAACCGCATCGCGGCTTCAAGCCCGCCAAGACCCCGCATGGCGAACTCGAACTGCACGCCGGCTGCGATGGCCCGCTGCTGGCGGCGCTGCCGATGCCGGCGCAACCCGCTGCCGACGGCTTCGTCACCCTGCGCGCGGCGCTGCAATCGCCGCCGCCCGGCACCGATCTTTGCGTGTGGTTCACCGGCGATACGCGGCCGGCGATGTGGGTGCTGGATCGGTTGACCCTGCTGCCGTAA
- a CDS encoding pteridine reductase, protein MSTSPDGSTPRKVALVTGAARRIGAAIARRLHAGGYDLALHYRSSQAEMDALLAELDSARAGSAIALQADLAEFDRLPELIAQTVGRFGRLDALVNNASAFYPTPIGGTTPAQWDELFASNARAPFFLAQAAAPHLKAARGGIVNLVDIHAEQPLAGHAVYGMAKAALRMLTKALAVDLAPAVRVNAIAPGAILWPEHGKDAASQEALIARTPLGRIGNPEDIAGCVAWLLGDASGYVTGQTLRVDGGRGIG, encoded by the coding sequence ATGAGCACATCGCCCGACGGCAGCACGCCGCGCAAGGTCGCCCTGGTCACCGGCGCCGCCCGCCGCATCGGCGCGGCGATCGCGCGCCGCCTGCATGCCGGCGGCTACGACCTCGCCCTGCATTACCGCAGCTCGCAGGCGGAGATGGACGCGCTGCTGGCGGAGCTCGACAGCGCGCGCGCCGGCAGCGCCATCGCCTTGCAGGCGGACCTGGCCGAATTCGACCGCCTGCCCGAATTGATCGCGCAGACCGTGGGCCGTTTCGGCCGGCTCGATGCGCTGGTCAACAATGCCTCGGCGTTCTACCCGACGCCGATCGGCGGCACCACGCCCGCGCAATGGGACGAGCTGTTCGCCAGCAATGCGCGCGCGCCGTTCTTCCTGGCGCAGGCGGCCGCGCCGCACCTCAAGGCCGCGCGCGGCGGCATCGTCAACCTGGTCGACATCCACGCCGAGCAGCCGCTGGCCGGCCACGCCGTGTACGGCATGGCCAAGGCCGCGTTGCGCATGCTGACCAAAGCGCTGGCCGTCGACCTGGCGCCCGCGGTGCGGGTGAATGCCATCGCGCCCGGCGCGATCCTGTGGCCGGAGCACGGCAAGGATGCGGCGTCGCAGGAGGCTCTGATCGCGCGCACGCCGCTGGGCCGCATCGGCAACCCGGAGGACATCGCCGGCTGCGTGGCCTGGTTGCTCGGCGATGCCTCCGGCTACGTCACCGGGCAAACCCTGCGGGTGGATGGCGGCCGCGGGATCGGCTGA
- a CDS encoding LacI family DNA-binding transcriptional regulator yields MEEESSGRKPTIRTVAELAKVSLKTVSRVINNEPSVLPATRARVLQAIAELDYEPDPSARNLRSSSAFVIGLVYDNPNSYHIIGLQNGVLSACRETGFGLQIYPCDSTSPLLAEELAEFVQRSRLAGLVLTAPMSERMDLVEALEARGIRIARIIAAAQDPQDGHPCVYVDDRDAAYEITEHLIQLGHQRIGFLWGSEEHRSSSERYLGYEQALKDYGITLDRHLVVKGDYTFDDGFRGARRLLALREPPTAIFGCNDEIAAGVLAAARSVGMDVPYELSIAGFEDSPFSRQSWPALTTAKQATGDIARYAARMLIASLRNDGENAIAQQNHGFAPQLVVRGSTGPVRLRPNPRQES; encoded by the coding sequence ATGGAAGAGGAAAGCAGCGGGCGCAAGCCGACCATCCGCACCGTCGCCGAACTGGCGAAGGTGTCGTTGAAGACGGTCTCGCGGGTGATCAACAACGAGCCATCGGTGCTGCCCGCGACCCGCGCGCGGGTGCTGCAGGCGATCGCCGAACTCGACTACGAGCCGGATCCGTCCGCGCGCAACCTGCGCAGCTCCAGCGCGTTCGTGATCGGGCTGGTGTACGACAACCCCAACTCGTACCACATCATCGGCCTGCAGAACGGCGTGCTGTCGGCCTGCCGCGAGACCGGCTTCGGCCTGCAGATCTATCCCTGCGATTCGACCTCGCCGCTGCTGGCGGAAGAACTCGCCGAATTCGTTCAGCGCTCGCGCCTGGCCGGGCTGGTGCTGACCGCGCCGATGTCCGAGCGCATGGACCTGGTCGAGGCGCTGGAAGCGCGCGGCATCCGCATCGCGCGGATCATCGCCGCGGCGCAGGATCCGCAGGACGGCCATCCCTGCGTGTACGTGGACGACCGCGACGCCGCCTACGAGATCACCGAGCACCTGATCCAGCTCGGCCACCAGCGGATCGGCTTCCTGTGGGGCAGCGAGGAACACCGCTCCAGCTCGGAACGCTACCTCGGCTACGAGCAGGCGTTGAAGGATTACGGCATCACCCTAGACCGCCACCTGGTGGTGAAGGGCGACTACACCTTCGACGACGGCTTCCGCGGCGCACGCCGCTTGCTGGCGCTGCGCGAACCGCCCACCGCGATCTTCGGCTGCAACGACGAGATCGCCGCCGGCGTGCTGGCCGCGGCGCGTTCGGTGGGCATGGACGTGCCGTACGAACTGTCGATCGCCGGTTTCGAGGACAGCCCGTTCTCGCGCCAGTCGTGGCCGGCGCTGACCACCGCCAAGCAGGCGACCGGCGACATCGCACGCTATGCGGCGCGGATGCTGATCGCCAGCCTGCGCAACGACGGCGAGAACGCGATCGCCCAGCAGAACCACGGCTTCGCGCCGCAACTGGTGGTGCGCGGCTCCACCGGCCCGGTGCGCCTGCGCCCCAATCCCCGCCAAGAATCCTGA
- a CDS encoding TonB-dependent receptor, translating to MKLRKSVLSAAIVLGLGAAQAHAQDAANGQSADTPKDLDKVVVTGIRGSVEKSLDVKRDAKAHVEVVSAEDIGKMPDKNVADSLQRLPGVTISSAGASEGGFDENDRVSMRGTNPSLTLTQINGHPVSSGDWFVLNQSDNAGRSVSYTLLPSSLVSQVVVHKTSQAKLAEGGVTGSVDIITRKPLDFAKTFTGNVSIGGVYSDLPGKTDSQFSALLNFRNEASTAGVMLQLFDENRSLRRDGVEVLGYDRISNAAGSPTKPVADAHPDLNGVWYPRMIGAALFEQKRERRGGLLEAQFKPSDDFTIDLSGFVSKLDASNYNRNYLLYNPRTIGAGVSPAPGYVVRNNTLVSAVIPGAAGTQYGLYDMIARPDEKASTTYLSLDAAWRVSDSFNLDFKLGTSTGHGETPTQNVAEWRVGGTGASWGLNGIDEAASFSLNENTSAPQPNLALDWIFGLQNLDIEDKDKWGQVDAEYFFDKGALSSLEFGVRFANHDRESSNVIAQGPGCINSSGAVVPFDWSQAYWCPAGTRSPADPANWPGSHSNYPGDFGSGFGGSFPRNVWYFSADDMAAYNALTTRDPVGRRYPVYEFGLKEKTSAAYAQFNLEGDRWNGNVGVRVVKTSQDVLQYLAGGTTGTPGAIQGSAFGIYTPQVVGNDYTDVLPSANFKFDITDDLVARLAVTKTLARPDYSALAGGLSLSPPNGPNDVGGGSSSNPNLKPIRSTNFDAALEWYYAPRALLSASVYYMDLSSYIGRGQSTQQFLTFDQAHPDGYLGNYLVTSPINTKGSVKGLELAVEQPIGDNFGISANYSYTNAKEDNGHPLLGASRNVFNLIGYFENDHLNARIAYNYRSHFYNGIDRLSAFNQDDTRNVSASIGWKFNDMVSISLDGMNLTNEKLKYYAENTDQPRGIYTNGRQYYFNVRFSF from the coding sequence ATGAAGCTCCGCAAATCCGTACTCTCCGCCGCGATCGTGCTCGGCCTCGGCGCCGCCCAGGCGCATGCGCAGGACGCGGCCAATGGCCAATCCGCCGATACCCCGAAGGACCTGGACAAGGTCGTGGTCACCGGCATCCGCGGCAGCGTCGAAAAATCCCTCGACGTGAAGCGCGATGCCAAGGCGCACGTGGAAGTGGTGAGCGCCGAGGACATCGGCAAGATGCCCGACAAGAACGTCGCCGACTCGCTGCAGCGCCTGCCCGGCGTGACCATCAGCTCGGCCGGCGCCAGCGAGGGCGGCTTCGACGAGAACGACCGCGTGTCGATGCGCGGCACCAATCCCAGCCTGACCCTGACCCAGATCAACGGCCATCCGGTGAGCTCCGGCGACTGGTTCGTGCTCAACCAGAGCGACAACGCCGGCCGCAGCGTCAGCTACACCCTGCTGCCGTCGTCGCTGGTCAGCCAGGTGGTGGTGCACAAGACCTCGCAGGCCAAGCTGGCCGAGGGCGGCGTCACCGGCAGCGTCGACATCATCACCCGCAAGCCGCTGGACTTCGCCAAGACCTTCACCGGCAACGTGTCGATCGGCGGCGTGTATTCCGACCTGCCCGGCAAGACCGACTCGCAGTTCAGCGCGCTGCTGAACTTCCGCAACGAAGCCTCCACCGCCGGCGTGATGCTGCAGCTGTTCGACGAGAACCGCAGCCTGCGCCGCGATGGCGTGGAAGTGCTGGGTTACGACCGGATCTCCAACGCGGCGGGCTCGCCGACCAAGCCGGTCGCCGACGCGCATCCCGACCTCAACGGCGTGTGGTACCCGCGCATGATCGGCGCGGCGCTGTTCGAGCAGAAGCGCGAGCGCCGCGGCGGCCTGCTGGAAGCGCAGTTCAAGCCCAGCGACGACTTCACCATCGACTTGTCGGGCTTCGTCTCCAAGCTCGACGCTTCCAACTACAACCGCAACTACCTGCTGTACAACCCGCGCACGATCGGCGCCGGCGTCTCGCCCGCGCCCGGCTACGTGGTGCGCAACAACACCTTGGTGTCGGCGGTCATCCCGGGCGCGGCGGGCACCCAGTACGGCCTGTACGACATGATCGCCCGGCCGGACGAGAAGGCCAGCACCACCTACCTCTCGCTGGACGCCGCCTGGCGCGTCAGCGACAGCTTCAACCTGGACTTCAAGCTGGGCACCTCCACCGGCCATGGCGAGACCCCGACCCAGAACGTCGCCGAATGGCGGGTCGGCGGCACCGGCGCTTCGTGGGGCCTGAACGGCATCGACGAAGCCGCCTCGTTCTCGCTCAACGAGAACACCTCCGCACCGCAGCCCAACCTCGCGCTGGACTGGATCTTCGGCCTGCAGAACCTCGACATCGAGGACAAGGACAAGTGGGGCCAGGTCGACGCCGAATACTTCTTCGACAAGGGCGCGCTGAGCTCGCTGGAATTCGGCGTGCGCTTCGCCAACCACGACCGCGAATCGAGCAACGTGATCGCGCAGGGCCCGGGCTGCATCAACTCCAGTGGCGCGGTGGTGCCGTTCGACTGGTCGCAGGCGTACTGGTGCCCGGCGGGGACGCGTTCGCCGGCGGATCCGGCCAACTGGCCCGGCTCGCATTCCAACTATCCGGGCGACTTCGGCAGCGGCTTCGGCGGCAGCTTCCCGCGCAACGTCTGGTATTTCAGCGCGGACGACATGGCCGCGTACAACGCCCTCACCACCCGCGACCCGGTCGGCCGCCGCTACCCGGTGTACGAGTTCGGCCTGAAGGAAAAGACCAGCGCCGCCTACGCGCAGTTCAACCTGGAAGGCGACCGCTGGAACGGCAACGTCGGCGTGCGCGTGGTCAAGACCAGCCAGGACGTCCTGCAATACCTGGCCGGCGGCACCACCGGCACGCCGGGCGCGATCCAGGGTTCGGCGTTCGGCATCTATACCCCGCAGGTCGTCGGCAACGACTACACCGACGTGCTGCCCAGCGCGAACTTCAAGTTCGACATCACCGACGACCTGGTGGCGCGGCTTGCGGTGACCAAGACCCTGGCCCGCCCCGACTATTCGGCGCTGGCCGGCGGCCTCAGCCTGTCGCCGCCCAACGGTCCCAACGACGTCGGCGGCGGCTCGTCCAGCAACCCGAACCTGAAGCCGATCCGCTCGACCAACTTCGATGCCGCGCTGGAGTGGTACTACGCGCCGCGCGCGCTGCTGTCGGCCAGCGTGTACTACATGGACCTGTCCAGCTACATCGGCCGCGGCCAGAGCACCCAGCAATTCCTGACCTTCGACCAGGCGCATCCGGACGGCTACCTCGGCAACTACCTGGTGACCTCGCCGATCAACACCAAGGGTTCGGTCAAGGGACTGGAACTGGCGGTCGAACAGCCGATCGGCGACAACTTCGGCATCAGCGCCAACTACTCCTACACCAACGCCAAGGAAGACAACGGCCATCCGCTGCTGGGCGCGTCCAGGAACGTGTTCAACCTGATCGGCTACTTCGAGAACGACCACCTCAACGCGCGCATCGCCTACAACTACCGCTCGCATTTCTACAACGGCATCGACCGCCTGTCGGCGTTCAACCAGGACGACACCCGCAACGTCTCCGCCTCGATCGGCTGGAAGTTCAACGACATGGTCAGCATTTCGCTGGACGGCATGAACCTGACCAACGAGAAGCTGAAGTACTACGCGGAGAACACCGACCAGCCGCGCGGCATCTACACCAACGGCCGCCAGTACTACTTCAACGTCCGCTTCAGCTTCTGA